In Plasmodium gaboni strain SY75 chromosome 14, whole genome shotgun sequence, one genomic interval encodes:
- a CDS encoding putative nucleoporin NUP116/NSP116, whose amino-acid sequence RNDNTQECSNFFHRKFSNSERKDNLSKQNNFQNNNCNYIYVDVQSKSVLHNNYNCRSTSRKIVDSISQQDILNSLHSSKEELKQSILQTPNQTNRVQESYKGINNVTNKPNETDRAQNMSSGICRPDKSSDRINGISKRLDMKRNIGESSSTKRRLSQSLFIKNEKNKSSDNINEVRKPLIKRSRIEQSLDSNKGIAQPKERKNEEKKTLYGNKEAQRTLYGNKETQRTLYGNKEAQRTLYGQRKLSHPSDKYNKQFQERSSKLHEMEKKRRTEKYDKESFRDSYIKRKTPSSHVRSYENGKRLYDTYVRTNEKYEGTNKFINSNIDRETKTREQIFPNNKEKINKNILDNQNKTVGKKRPFDDMNDIINTCEQKKDLFSESQKVYRKNNNINQNNDKLVKHPSGKKNNINPYKNSTPLECFIERDIKICEKYSYSPGGNEHILNSSKHEQNTQIKKLKKPLHIILNEIEKAEFYGLNELYKISININSIIKNIQYYIEDLNYNRIMHICQRLSMHNFSYIGHISLMLMKKIEEIIDKKCTEIKFYSN is encoded by the coding sequence AAGAAATGATAACACACAAGAATGctcaaatttttttcacaGAAAATTTTCAAATTCCGAAAGAAAAGATAACCTCAGTAAACAAAACAATTTTCAGAATAATAATTgcaattatatatatgttgatGTACAATCTAAGTCTGttttacataataattataattgtAGATCTACTAGTAGAAAAATTGTTGATTCAATATCTCAACAAGATATTTTGAATTCTTTACATTCATCCAAAGAGGAGTTAAAACAAAGTATACTACAAACACCAAATCAAACAAATAGAGTACAAGAATCATACAAAGgaataaataatgtaaCGAATAAACCAAATGAAACAGATAGAGCACAAAATATGTCAAGTGGTATATGTAGACCAGATAAATCATCCGACAGAATTAATGGAATATCTAAACGTTTAGATATGAAAAGAAACATAGGAGAATCATCATCAACAAAACGTAGATTATCAcaatcattatttataaagaacgaaaaaaataaatcgtcagataatataaatgaagTACGAAAACCATTAATTAAAAGAAGTAGAATCGAACAGAGTTTAGATTCAAATAAAGGAATAGCACAGCCAAAGGAGAGAAAAAATgaggaaaaaaaaacattatatGGAAACAAGGAAGCACAACGAACATTATATGGAAACAAGGAAACACAACGAACATTATATGGAAACAAGGAAGCACAACGAACATTATATGGACAAAGAAAATTATCACACCCTTCAGATAAATACAATAAACAATTTCAAGAACGAAGTAGCAAATTGCATgaaatggaaaaaaaaagaagaacAGAAAAATATGACAAGGAATCTTTTCGTgattcatatattaaaagaaaaacacCTTCATCTCATGTGAGATCTTACGAAAATGGGAAAAGGTTATACGATACATATGTAAGaacaaatgaaaaatatgaaggaacgaataaatttattaattcaaATATAGATAGAGAAACAAAAACAAGAGAACAAATTTTTccaaataataaagaaaaaatcaataaaaatattttggataatcaaaataaaacaGTAGGTAAAAAACGTCCTTTTGATGATATgaatgatattataaatacatgtgaacaaaaaaaagatcTTTTTTCTGAATCTCAAAAAgtatatagaaaaaataataatatcaatcaaaataatgataaattaGTAAAACATCCATctggaaaaaaaaataatataaatccTTACAAAAATAGTACACCATTAGAATGTTTCATAGAAAGAGATATTAAAATTTGTGAAAAATACTCTTATTCTCCAGGTGGAaatgaacatatattaaatagTAGTAAACATGAACAAAATActcaaataaaaaaattaaagaaaccacttcatataatattaaatgaaattGAAAAGGCAGAATTTTATGGTTTAAATGAACTATATAAAatttctataaatataaactcaattataaaaaatattcaatattatatagaggatttaaattataacaGAATTATGCATATATGCCAAAGATTGTCGATGCACAACTTTAGTTATATAGGACATATATCTTTAATGcttatgaaaaaaatagaagaaataattgataaaaaatgtacagaaataaaattctattcaaattaa
- a CDS encoding putative mitochondrial ribosomal protein L20 precursor — protein MKLPREVVFQVAKGFRGRSKGCFKIARSRAMKALLYSYIMRRQKYRRLRVHWIASINRACREWKFTYAHFMNSLLNNNILLSRKSLYNLCYTEPISFKCLIDESKYLYFQRRLKFRDISQL, from the exons atgAAATTACCAAGAGAAGTTGTTTTTCAAGTTGCCAAAGGATTTAGAGGAAGAAGTAAAGGATGCTTTAAAATAGCAAGGAGCAGGGCAATGAAAGCTTTgttatattcttatataatGAGGCGTCAAAAATATAGGAGATTAAGA GTTCATTGGATTGCTAGTATTAACAGGGCATGTAGAGAATGGAAATTCACATATGCTCATTTTATGAATAGTTTACTTAACaacaatattttattaagTAGAAAAAGTTTGTATAATTTATGTTATACAGAACCCATTAGTTTTAAGTGTTTAATTGATGAATCaaaatatctttattttcaGAGAAGATTAAAGTTTCGTGACATATCACAGTTATGA
- a CDS encoding hypothetical protein (conserved Plasmodium protein, unknown function), with product MTIEIPLLLSTTFPLIWKTGIAQLSFAKTGGSLAALKGSSLLLSKAASNGKAGLLATTSSQLDNIKEAAQKLVEEIEKNINLSLLFYNIDDEESAGYYLMKRREEYEQIKISFI from the coding sequence ATGACAATTGAAATACCACTTTTATTATCAACAACTTTTCCTCTTATATGGAAAACAGGAATAGCTCAGCTTTCCTTTGCAAAAACAGGAGGATCTTTGGCTGCTCTTAAGGGGTCctcattattattaagtAAAGCGGCATCAAATGGGAAGGCAGGACTTTTAGCTACAACTTCATCTCAACTGgataatattaaagaagCAGCACAAAAATTAGTAGAAGAAATTGAAAAGAATATTAACTTAAGTCtcttattttataatatagatGATGAGGAATCTGCTGgatattatttaatgaaaAGAAGAGAAGAATACGAACAAATCaaaatatcatttatatga
- a CDS encoding hypothetical protein (conserved Plasmodium protein, unknown function), protein MNNYQKKSTEVDKKNSRNEFCQPYKTIRKMQIIHHVRENNNNTSERMNIAYNDIYREENIIYEKEYTKIPDNLIYNETDKLNGCNKIGAPNNNELKCLNRNNNNEALIVSQSSTKYLENYFSSYNNNNNINNNINSNIHNNIHNNIHNNIHNHNHNIIHNNHLCCNCKHMCCMNNHIRCINNHIGCFNHHIGCHNNHIHCNNKNICYYNIHDSNNNILKSEEIERNKNLNQTFNHHCGNYQNMLLNTEYNKGIVDNINKQNDIEIKNEKHLAHNINLHVKNYTNYNMKHEKDFICKEDISKNYNIIQKNTNFFASMLKKNETDKENMNENKNGHNNANEHDNTNKYNNTNEDNNTKKHNNINENNNINENNNINENNNINENKDENAWEYFKEGSFYNFSTVYNSKQKRPYTNYGNQMKHHQNKMYNNNNNSYYNNKNYGNNNTNNNNNNIGYIEKNNMNKDNWNNKGHFDRGNIHNINFNNKMVNNYNNDNKNEYNVNYDNKNKKSIHKYNYNNNHYNQNGYKKNNYDNHRFNNNDNINVNSFHVENEERYTFPYSYDNNVFENTRNNIVSSYPSTKTIIKQNNNYSKENKDKTKVNVNHGIKNSRTINKEKSSNIIFCKYCNVNVEEGKLLEHNKNEHIMCPIDDCNKIYNIDDMEIHLLNHMKNEKNEIILNDAKEIQKWISERKKNYPTRNKILNNMNKKESKEKNKPKCLIEELLFERYCSAIGKNLYYKNESEKSIFVPLLSKLSDKNYPNIYENTYYSISSSNNQFDVQKKRNNNSKTKETIDTLNIHKRTPLIYQLMKNDIYTYEKKLMTSINYITKNKFFDDSFDKNQHIEEL, encoded by the coding sequence atgaataattatCAAAAGAAGTCCACTGAGGTTGATAAGAAAAATTCAAGAAATGAATTTTGTCAACCTTATAAGACTATTCGAAAGATGCAAATAATTCATCACGTCAgagaaaataataataatacaagTGAAAGGATGAATATTGcttataatgatatatatagagaagagaatataatttatgaaaaagaatatacaaaaattcctgataatttaatatataatgagACTGATAAGTTAAATGGTTGCAATAAAATTGGTGCACCTAATAATAACGAATTGAAATGTTTgaatagaaataataataatgaagCTTTAATAGTATCTCAGAGCAGTACAAAATATCTggaaaattatttttcatcatataataataataataatattaataataatattaatagtaatattcataataatattcataataatattcataataatattcataatcATAACCATAACATCATACATAATAACCATTTGTGCTGTAATTGTAAGCACATGTGTTGTATGAATAACCACATAAGATGTATTAATAACCATATTGGTTGTTTTAATCATCATATTGGTTGTCATAATAACCATATTcattgtaataataaaaacatatgTTATTACAATATACATGATAGtaataacaatattttaaaatCTGAAGAAATTGAGCGAAATAAAAATCTAAATCAGACCTTTAATCATCATTGTGGaaattatcaaaatatgTTACTAAATACGGAATACAATAAAGGTATTgtagataatataaataaacaaaatgatatagaaataaaaaatgaaaaacaTCTTGctcataatataaatttacatgtaaaaaattatacaaattataatatgaagCATGAAAAAGATTTTATATGTAAGGAAGATATTTCTAAGAActataatataatacaaaagAATACGAATTTTTTTGCCAGTATGTTAAAGAAAAACGAAACGGATAAGgaaaatatgaatgaaaataaaaatggaCATAATAATGCTAATGAACATGATAATacaaacaaatataataacacAAACGAAGATAATAACAcaaaaaaacataataacataaatgaaaataataacataaatgaaaataataacataaatgaaaataataacataaatgaaaataaagatgaaAATGCTTGGgaatattttaaagaaggatcattttataatttttctacAGTATATAATTCAAAACAAAAAAGACCTTATACAAATTATGGAAACCAAATGAAGCATCATCAAAAcaaaatgtataataataacaacaacAGTTACTACAATAACAAGAACTATGGAAATAATAACAccaataataataataataatataggATATATTGAAAAGAACAATATGAATAAGGATAATTGGAATAATAAAGGCCATTTCGATAGGGGgaatatacataatattaattttaataacaaaatggttaataattataataatgacaACAAGAATGAATATAATGTTAATTATGAcaataagaataaaaagagtatacataaatataattacaataataatcatTACAATCAAAATGgttacaaaaaaaataattacGATAATCATCgatttaataataatgacaATATTAATGTGAATTCTTTTCATGtagaaaatgaagaaagATATACATTTCCATATTCTTACGACAATAATGTTTTTGAGAATACAAGAAATAACATAGTATCATCATACCCATCAACAAAAACAAttattaaacaaaataataattattcaaaagaaaataaGGATAAAACAAAAGTAAATGTAAATCATGGAATAAAGAATAGTCGtacaataaataaagaaaaatcttcaaacataattttttgtaaataCTGTAATGTAAATGTTGAAGAGGGGAAATTATTAGAACATAACAAGAATGAACATATTATGTGCCCTATAGATGATTGTAATAAGATATACAATATTGACGATATGGaaattcatttattaaatcatatgaaaaatgagaagaatgaaattattttaaatgatgCTAAAGAAATACAAAAATGGATTAGTGAAAGGAAAAAAAACTATCCTACcagaaataaaatattaaataatatgaataaaaaagagtcgaaagaaaaaaacaaacCAAAATGTTTAATtgaagaattattatttgaacGATATTGTTCAGCCATAGGaaagaatttatattataaaaatgaatcTGAGAAATCCATATTTGTTCCTTTATTAAGTAAATTATCTGATAAAAACTATccaaatatttatgaaaataCTTATTATAGTATTTCTTCATCAAATAATCAATTCGAtgttcaaaaaaaaagaaataacaattcaaaaacaaaagaaacaattgatacattaaatattcataaaagaacaccattaatatatcaattaatgaaaaatgatatttatacatatgaGAAGAAATTAATGACATctattaattatataacaaaaaataaattctttGATGATTCATTTGATAAAAATCAACATATTgaagaattataa